The DNA window CACGTCAATGTACAGGTCATAGTAACGCTGCACAGAAGCTCTATAGTCCGCGCGCAATTCCGGGCTGGCCAGTTTGGAGCGCGCCGATTCGGCAATCTTGACCGTTTTTTCAATTTGCTCACGAGCTTGTTTCAGCCGGTTGCGGCTGCTTTCGATGCGAGCAATGCCATACCGGATTTTGGCTTCGCGCTGCGTGTCTCGGACTTTACGGGCAAGCTCCAGCGCTTGAGTGTGCGCTTTCAGGGCTTCTTCTTTTTCTCCCAATCCTTCATGCGCAAAGCCCTGGTTGTTCAAAACATACGCCTGGTATTGCACGTTGCCGGTCTGTTGCGTCAGCGGCAAGCTTTGATTCAGCGATTCAATCGCTTTTTTCCATTCGCCGGTCGCGTTGTAAACCAACCCCAGATTGTTCAGAACTGCCGATTCCAAAGCCGGATTTTTGGCTTCGCGACTGATGACCAGCGCTTGTTCTAACCTTTGAATCGCCTGCGGGTATTCTTGCGCCGACCAGTGCGCCAAGCCCATGTAATTCAGAGTTTGCGCCTCTGTGTTGCGGGCATTGGCCTCTTTGGCGATCTGTAGGGCTTGTTCATAATTGGTGATGGCTTCGCGTTGTGCGCCCAGCACATCGAAAGCGCGTCCAATGTTATTCAGCGTGATGGCTTCACCCGGTTTATCTTTTGCCGCCCGGCGCAACGGCAGCGACTGGTTGTAATAATCGAGCGCTTTCTGCATTTCGCCAAGGTCGAAATTGACTGCTCCCAGGCTGTTCAAGGAAATGGCTTCGCCCGCGCGGTCTCCGATTTCGCGTCGAATAGAAAGCGCCTCTTCAAAGAATTTCAGGGCTTTGCGCTTTTCGCCCAACCGGCGATAGGTTTCTCCCAGCGAGTTCAACGCGGAACCTTCTCCGCGTTTATTGCGCAACGCGCGATACAGCGACAGAGTCTGTTCAAATGATACGAGCGCTTTGCGGAATTCTCCTGAGTTGTTCAGGTTCACGCCAATGCCGTTGAGTGTAGAAGCTTCGCGCTGCCGGTCCTTCGTTTCGCGCAGCAAGGGCAAAGCCTTGTTGAATGCTTCAATTGCCGATTGCGGATCGTTGAGTTGGGATTGAAGCAGTCCCAATTGAATCATCATTCCTGCGGCTTCCGATTTATCCTCGGCTTCAAGCCAAAGCTTGTAGGCATCTTCGTATTTGGGAACCGCTTTCTTCCGTTCGGCCGGAGCCTTCTGGTCGAAGAAAACATCTGCCTCGGCTGTGACTTTCTGAGCGGCAATCAGGCTGCGGTCTTTGGCCAAGGGGGCACGCAATGCCAGCAGGGTAACAATGTAGTTTCCGGCTTTCGCTTTTTCGTTCGCCAGTCGAATCTCCAAGCGATAAACACCCGCCGTTTCTGTGATGATTGAGACGGTCTCAGCGTCACCAATGGTTGACGTGTCATCAACGTCAGCCAGCGTTTTGCCGTCCGGCGCAATGAGTTTAGCGGCAATGTCCGCGGCTTTTTGCTCGATTTGCAGTTGCAGAAATTGTCCCGCAGTGGCGTTGATGGTGTAGCTGTGCGATTGCGCCTGGCCAAAGGAAAGGCTTTTTTCAACGCTTTGGTTGAGAGCGAGCGGCTGCGGCTCCTGACCGAAAACTGGAAGCGCAGAAAACACTGCAACCGTCAGACTTTGCAAGATCACACGCAACAATCGGTAGGGGAATTTGAAACACATGGCAAAAACTCCTTTGAGAATGGCCAGTTTGAAAACCTGCGAAGTCACAGATGATGCGCTGGGGTGAATTGGTTGGCAAGTGCAGGGTTGGAATGAAAGACAGAGAGAAGTCGTAGACCTCTCTCTGTTTTCGGGTGTTCTTTAGCAGGAAGGCGGAAAAACCGGGACCGTCAAGGTGACGGAACTCGCCAGCGTCAATTTGTGCAGGTTATGACCGCCATCAAAGGCATTGGCGACGGCGTTTGCGTTCCGGTTTTGATTGAGCGTTGCGCCGATGAGGCCAATGTCGTTTTCACTCCAAATCTTCAGCCAGCCCGTGCGACCAGTCGGAATGAAATTTTCAAACCGTGGTGTTGTTCGCGGGAAGTTGTTGGTCAATTCGCCTCTAAGTTGGCATCCGCCTGTCACGCTGAAGCTGGCAGAATTTTCAGCGTCGTCGTAAAGAATGCCGAACAAAGCGCCGAGCGTGGCCGCGCCCGTTCCCAAATTTCCTCCAATTCGGTTGACGACCAGCAAGGTTGAGTTTCCGTCGGCTCTTGCCGGAATGCTCGATGACGCCAGCACGCGGGGCAGTCGGTTGTATCCCAAACCCGGCGTACCGTTGAAACTGATTGCTGCCGTGGAACTGTTTGGGTTGCAACCGGGAACCGGGCTGCCAAATTCTGCGGCGCAACTTTCCGCCGCCAGTTCAGCTTCACGGCGAGGCGACATCGTCATTTTGACGGACACGCTGCCAATCAAATAGTTAAAACTGACAGGACAGCCTGTGTTATTTCCGTCGGCTGTGCCAGCGGGACCATCAACAGCAAGGGCGACGATGTACCCCGTGATTCCAGGGTCAACATCCGACATCAGAAATGTAGCCGTCTGGTTCGGAGTCAAACACAAAAAGGCATCGGCGACAGAACACGTCGCACCATCAACGAAGAATAGATGCACCGCCACGCCCAATTGCGAATTGGTGTTGGTGATGTTGACGCGAGAATTGTTCTGTGGGTCATTGCTTGCCGCAGCCGAAGTGTAAAGCGCAAAAAACAGAGCCGATCCCGGTTTGTCGTCGCTGATTTGCGATCCCGGAGGATGGCATTGCCCCGGCCCCAATGTGGTTTGCAAAACGGAAATATTGACGGTTGCCGTGTTGTTAGTCAGGTTGGGATCAGACACCGTCACGGGGAC is part of the Acidobacteriota bacterium genome and encodes:
- a CDS encoding CHAT domain-containing protein, which produces MCFKFPYRLLRVILQSLTVAVFSALPVFGQEPQPLALNQSVEKSLSFGQAQSHSYTINATAGQFLQLQIEQKAADIAAKLIAPDGKTLADVDDTSTIGDAETVSIITETAGVYRLEIRLANEKAKAGNYIVTLLALRAPLAKDRSLIAAQKVTAEADVFFDQKAPAERKKAVPKYEDAYKLWLEAEDKSEAAGMMIQLGLLQSQLNDPQSAIEAFNKALPLLRETKDRQREASTLNGIGVNLNNSGEFRKALVSFEQTLSLYRALRNKRGEGSALNSLGETYRRLGEKRKALKFFEEALSIRREIGDRAGEAISLNSLGAVNFDLGEMQKALDYYNQSLPLRRAAKDKPGEAITLNNIGRAFDVLGAQREAITNYEQALQIAKEANARNTEAQTLNYMGLAHWSAQEYPQAIQRLEQALVISREAKNPALESAVLNNLGLVYNATGEWKKAIESLNQSLPLTQQTGNVQYQAYVLNNQGFAHEGLGEKEEALKAHTQALELARKVRDTQREAKIRYGIARIESSRNRLKQAREQIEKTVKIAESARSKLASPELRADYRASVQRYYDLYIDVLMRMGKRVPKSGLIGEALQVSERARARSLIELLAESNADIRQGVDPALVDRERELQELINEKTTEQIRLLGSRARAEQVAELGKEIEQLNAELRTTQAEIRSRSPRYAALTQPQSLTLPEIQKQTLNPWSLLLEYSLGEERSYLWVVGQNSIRSFTLPKRSIIEAAAKRFYDAATARNQFIPRESNQQKLNRIADADAEIPKAAAALSRLILSPAAPLLGNKRLIVVADGALQYIPFAALPVNPQSNSRLISRHEIVSLPSATTLTALRSESAHQAKAAKTVAVIADPVFEAKDERVKIVPIKAAENQAANIPEKKGDKSAATVESEPSRILLYKTAKDSGATDQELRIPRLPNTRKEAETILSLTKADAGKSVFDFAANRAAATSDDLGQYRILHFATHGFLNSLNPELSGLVMSLVNEQGKPQNGYLLAPEIYNLKLPATELVVLSACQTGLGKEIRGEGIVGLTRGFMYAGAPRVAVSLWSVNDRSTADLMKHFYEAMLAKGQRPAEALRSAQLELLKQKQWQSPYYWAAFELQGEWK
- a CDS encoding DUF11 domain-containing protein, which encodes MNTSYTLFRALCLIIVAAIFSPQVFSATQNTPIDLSITKSGPTTVSAGSDATYSIAVTNPHDQVPVLVTVTDSLPAGWSLVSANTPAGACIASGSTVTCQNIDLPARTTVTITLRVHSPFLCQPATAANTATVTFAPGVPVTVSDPNLTNNTATVNISVLQTTLGPGQCHPPGSQISDDKPGSALFFALYTSAAASNDPQNNSRVNITNTNSQLGVAVHLFFVDGATCSVADAFLCLTPNQTATFLMSDVDPGITGYIVALAVDGPAGTADGNNTGCPVSFNYLIGSVSVKMTMSPRREAELAAESCAAEFGSPVPGCNPNSSTAAISFNGTPGLGYNRLPRVLASSSIPARADGNSTLLVVNRIGGNLGTGAATLGALFGILYDDAENSASFSVTGGCQLRGELTNNFPRTTPRFENFIPTGRTGWLKIWSENDIGLIGATLNQNRNANAVANAFDGGHNLHKLTLASSVTLTVPVFPPSC